The Fusobacterium necrophorum subsp. necrophorum genome has a window encoding:
- a CDS encoding xanthine phosphoribosyltransferase — protein sequence MKLMKEYIQQYGVAIGDKILKVDSFLNHQIDPYLMMEVGKEFKARFEGKEITKILTIEASGIAVGITTAFAFQVPMVFAKKNKPSTMSESYNATVFSFTKNKEYNITVAKEFIQKGDKILIIDDFLALGNAILGLKNLCEQAGAEVVGVGIAIEKGFQEGGKILREKGLHVESLAIIDSLQGGNIITR from the coding sequence ATGAAATTGATGAAAGAATATATACAACAGTATGGAGTTGCTATTGGTGACAAAATTTTGAAAGTGGATAGTTTTTTAAATCACCAAATTGATCCTTATCTTATGATGGAAGTCGGAAAAGAATTTAAGGCAAGATTTGAGGGAAAAGAGATTACTAAAATTTTAACCATTGAAGCTTCGGGAATCGCTGTGGGGATTACCACTGCCTTTGCCTTCCAAGTTCCGATGGTATTTGCAAAAAAGAATAAACCGTCTACAATGTCGGAGTCCTATAATGCAACCGTCTTTTCTTTTACTAAAAATAAAGAATATAACATTACTGTTGCCAAGGAATTCATACAAAAGGGAGATAAGATCTTGATTATTGATGATTTCTTGGCTTTGGGGAATGCTATTTTGGGTCTAAAAAATTTATGTGAACAGGCGGGAGCTGAAGTAGTGGGAGTGGGAATTGCTATTGAAAAAGGCTTCCAAGAAGGAGGAAAAATACTTCGGGAAAAAGGACTGCATGTGGAATCTTTAGCAATTATTGATTCCTTACAAGGTGGAAATATCATTACAAGATAA
- a CDS encoding nucleobase:cation symporter-2 family protein: MIRNKSPYDIDGIPAFREALPLGLQHILAMFVANITPIMIVGGALHLPAEEIAILIQASMLVAGLNTFIQTYRVGPVGARLPIVVGSNFTFVPLAITIGNNYGYEAVLGAALIGGIFEAILGFFIQKVRQFFPSVVTGVIVLSIGLSLLPVGIASLAGGFGAADFGSFENLVIGCFVLIVIILFKQFAKGIWSTGAIFIGTMIGFVLSLVLGKVDLSTVAQAGYLNLPMPFRYGFTFKSDAILAMMLLFVVSAVETLGDMSSVTMGGANRELTDKELSGGIIADGIGASIASIFGILPTTSFSQNTGIITMTKVMSRYVVGLGAVILMIGAFFPKVGALLTVIPPSVIGGSLVMIFAMISISGINLLTKEKLTGRNAVIVAVSLGLGYGLGSVPNALTYFPESLKLLFGGSGIVISGGIAIILNILLPHDEKIFE, encoded by the coding sequence ATGATAAGAAACAAGTCGCCATATGATATTGATGGAATACCGGCATTTCGAGAAGCACTTCCTTTAGGATTGCAACATATTTTAGCAATGTTCGTAGCGAATATCACACCTATTATGATTGTAGGGGGAGCTTTGCATTTACCGGCAGAAGAAATAGCTATTTTAATTCAAGCTTCCATGTTGGTTGCAGGTTTGAACACTTTTATTCAAACCTATCGTGTTGGCCCGGTGGGAGCAAGATTACCGATTGTAGTCGGATCCAATTTTACTTTTGTTCCCTTAGCTATTACCATTGGAAATAATTATGGTTATGAGGCAGTATTGGGAGCTGCTTTGATTGGGGGAATTTTTGAAGCGATTTTAGGATTTTTTATTCAAAAGGTTCGTCAATTTTTTCCTTCCGTGGTAACAGGAGTGATTGTGTTATCCATAGGACTTTCTTTACTTCCGGTTGGGATAGCAAGCCTTGCAGGAGGATTTGGAGCTGCTGATTTCGGTTCGTTTGAAAACTTAGTCATCGGTTGTTTTGTTTTGATCGTTATCATTCTATTCAAACAATTTGCAAAAGGAATTTGGAGTACAGGAGCTATTTTCATAGGAACTATGATTGGGTTTGTTTTAAGCTTAGTATTGGGGAAGGTCGATTTGTCTACGGTTGCTCAAGCAGGATATTTAAATCTTCCGATGCCTTTCCGATATGGATTTACATTCAAATCAGATGCTATTTTAGCAATGATGTTATTATTTGTGGTGTCTGCTGTGGAAACACTGGGAGATATGTCCAGTGTGACAATGGGAGGAGCGAATCGGGAATTAACGGATAAGGAATTGTCCGGAGGAATTATAGCGGACGGAATAGGAGCTTCTATAGCTTCCATTTTTGGTATTTTACCAACGACATCTTTCAGTCAAAATACGGGAATTATTACCATGACTAAGGTTATGAGTCGTTATGTTGTCGGGTTGGGAGCTGTTATTTTGATGATAGGAGCTTTTTTTCCAAAAGTGGGAGCCTTGTTGACCGTCATTCCGCCAAGTGTCATTGGGGGAAGTTTGGTTATGATTTTTGCAATGATTTCCATTAGCGGAATCAACTTGTTGACCAAAGAAAAATTAACAGGAAGAAACGCTGTTATTGTAGCAGTATCTTTGGGCTTGGGATATGGATTAGGATCTGTTCCCAATGCTTTGACTTATTTCCCGGAAAGTTTAAAATTATTATTTGGTGGTTCCGGAATTGTAATTTCCGGAGGGATTGCCATTATTTTAAACATTCTATTACCGCACGATGAAAAAATATTTGAGTAG
- a CDS encoding potassium/proton antiporter — MIPILLLVSFVILLSCILDKFSLKSGVPALLLFIGLGMIFGEEGLLKISFYDFSMANNVCSTALIFIMFYGGFGTKWKEAKKVIIEASILSSLGVFLTALFVAVGVHFLLSWSWMESFLFGSILSSTDAASVFSILKRKKLGLKENTASLLEVESGSNDPCSYMMTLISLLCLTGEVRGSTLLSYVILQLGGGLFFGGIFSFLTRFLLKKLHFAEGLDTLFITGSVIAAYALPSYFNGNGYLSVYIFGILLGNSSFPHKENLSSFYDGVTGLAQMFIFFLLGLLSTPSRLVDAFIPALVIFLILTFLARPISVFSLLFPFHTSKEKKLLVSFAGLRGAASIVFAIMTIVHHYTPKQDVFHIVFCVVLLSMIFQASSLAWVAIRLNMIDSKIDVMEIFTDYASKTKLQFFEIPIPKNHYWIGMRIKDLLLPPNILILNIVRNTEQIVPYGDFIIQENDLIYLSILGNNKKLSFDIDMYLLPSKSKWIGKTVQEYGEKKHVFISLIVRKEKALMPKATLVLEEEDQIYFHKKEKNPPLKS; from the coding sequence TTGATTCCTATTTTACTACTTGTTTCTTTCGTCATTTTATTGTCTTGTATTTTAGACAAATTTTCCTTAAAAAGTGGAGTTCCTGCTCTTCTGCTTTTTATCGGGCTTGGAATGATTTTTGGAGAGGAAGGATTGCTTAAAATTTCCTTTTACGACTTTTCTATGGCAAATAACGTCTGCTCTACCGCTCTCATATTCATTATGTTCTATGGCGGATTCGGAACAAAGTGGAAAGAAGCAAAAAAAGTTATCATAGAAGCCTCTATCTTGTCAAGTTTGGGAGTCTTTTTGACAGCACTTTTTGTAGCTGTCGGAGTTCATTTTTTACTCTCCTGGTCCTGGATGGAAAGTTTCCTCTTCGGTTCCATTTTAAGTTCTACAGATGCTGCTTCTGTTTTTTCCATTTTAAAACGAAAAAAATTAGGACTAAAGGAAAATACCGCTTCTCTCTTGGAAGTGGAAAGCGGTAGTAACGATCCCTGCTCCTATATGATGACACTCATAAGCCTTCTTTGTTTAACAGGAGAAGTCAGAGGAAGTACCTTACTTTCCTATGTCATTTTGCAATTGGGAGGAGGACTCTTTTTTGGAGGAATTTTTTCGTTTCTGACTCGATTTCTTTTAAAAAAATTACATTTTGCAGAAGGATTGGACACCCTATTCATCACAGGTTCTGTGATTGCAGCCTACGCTCTTCCCAGTTATTTTAACGGAAACGGATATTTAAGTGTCTATATTTTTGGAATCTTATTGGGAAACTCTTCTTTTCCTCATAAAGAAAATTTATCTTCTTTCTATGACGGTGTCACCGGTCTGGCACAAATGTTCATCTTTTTCCTGTTGGGCTTACTTTCCACTCCAAGTCGCCTGGTAGATGCCTTTATCCCCGCATTGGTGATATTTCTGATTCTTACTTTTTTAGCTAGACCTATTTCTGTATTTTCTTTGCTTTTCCCTTTCCATACAAGTAAAGAGAAAAAACTTCTCGTTTCTTTTGCGGGACTTCGTGGAGCGGCTTCCATTGTATTTGCTATAATGACGATTGTCCATCACTACACTCCGAAACAAGATGTTTTTCATATTGTATTTTGTGTTGTGCTGCTCTCCATGATATTTCAAGCCTCCTCTTTGGCTTGGGTGGCGATTCGACTGAATATGATAGATAGCAAAATTGACGTTATGGAAATTTTTACGGACTATGCTTCCAAAACAAAACTGCAATTTTTTGAAATTCCAATTCCGAAAAATCATTATTGGATTGGCATGAGAATCAAAGACTTGTTGCTTCCACCGAATATTCTAATCCTCAATATTGTAAGAAATACAGAGCAAATTGTTCCCTATGGAGATTTTATCATCCAAGAAAATGATCTGATTTATCTTTCCATTTTGGGAAATAACAAAAAACTGTCCTTTGACATAGATATGTATCTTCTTCCAAGTAAGAGCAAATGGATTGGAAAGACAGTTCAAGAATATGGAGAAAAGAAACATGTTTTTATCAGCTTAATCGTTCGAAAGGAAAAAGCCCTTATGCCAAAGGCGACTCTCGTTCTGGAAGAAGAAGATCAAATTTATTTTCACAAAAAAGAAAAAAATCCTCCCCTAAAATCTTAG
- a CDS encoding CCA tRNA nucleotidyltransferase — translation MKKEGLEFPKHVSYVLEQLERKGEGYLVGGCVRDILLGKEPHDYDFCTNLSYEELKQIFKPYPCRETGKSFGVFRVQIEGEEFEIARFRSDEGSDGRRPQKIKFVKTIEEDLARRDFTINAMAYHRSKGFLDLYGGEEDLKKKRIRLVGNPIERIREDGLRIMRAFRFVSQLGFHLEENTKRAIAQEKQMLKKIAKSRITEEWNKLVLGDFVAKTLEMMKETGALEIILPSLKLCYNFNQNTPYHCYDLWEHTLHVVNLVPNDLVLRLAAIFHDIGKPFTKTVDEKTGYYHFYGHEKKGAEIIGRILQGELEEANTIRKEVEFLIANHMLLHQNTDEKSIRKMICRFGEERSKKLLQLSIADNLAKDLKKIPEKSLEELFYKIIEEQKIPGLSDLAINGFDLMELGYVGKNIQEIKEYLLEQVVEGKIENEHTVLLEAAKKKSCEK, via the coding sequence ATGAAAAAAGAAGGATTGGAGTTCCCTAAACATGTTTCTTATGTCTTGGAGCAGTTGGAGAGAAAGGGAGAGGGATATTTGGTGGGTGGCTGTGTTCGAGATATTCTTCTTGGAAAAGAGCCCCATGACTATGATTTTTGCACGAATTTATCCTATGAAGAACTAAAACAAATATTTAAACCCTATCCTTGCAGAGAGACGGGAAAAAGTTTCGGAGTATTCCGAGTTCAGATTGAGGGAGAGGAATTTGAAATTGCAAGATTTCGCTCTGATGAGGGAAGTGATGGAAGACGACCTCAAAAAATAAAATTTGTGAAAACAATAGAAGAGGACTTGGCAAGGAGAGACTTTACAATCAATGCCATGGCATATCATCGGAGTAAGGGTTTTCTTGATTTATATGGAGGAGAGGAAGATTTAAAAAAGAAACGAATACGCTTGGTAGGAAATCCTATAGAAAGAATACGGGAAGACGGGCTTCGAATTATGAGAGCTTTTCGTTTTGTGAGTCAATTGGGGTTTCATTTGGAAGAAAATACAAAAAGAGCTATAGCACAAGAAAAACAAATGTTGAAAAAAATTGCAAAGTCAAGAATTACAGAAGAATGGAATAAATTAGTGTTAGGAGATTTTGTTGCAAAGACTTTGGAAATGATGAAGGAAACAGGAGCTTTGGAGATAATTCTTCCCAGTTTAAAACTATGTTATAATTTTAATCAGAATACTCCTTATCATTGTTATGATTTATGGGAACATACTCTCCATGTCGTGAACTTGGTTCCCAATGATTTAGTACTCCGTTTGGCCGCCATTTTTCATGATATTGGAAAGCCGTTTACCAAAACCGTAGATGAGAAGACAGGCTATTATCATTTCTATGGACATGAAAAGAAAGGAGCAGAAATCATCGGAAGGATTTTACAGGGAGAATTGGAAGAAGCCAATACGATCAGGAAAGAGGTAGAGTTTTTGATTGCAAACCACATGTTGTTACATCAAAATACGGATGAGAAAAGCATTCGAAAGATGATATGTCGTTTTGGAGAAGAGAGAAGTAAAAAGTTGCTACAACTTTCCATTGCAGATAATTTAGCAAAAGATTTGAAAAAAATTCCGGAAAAAAGCCTGGAAGAATTGTTTTATAAAATCATAGAAGAACAAAAAATTCCCGGACTATCGGATTTGGCTATCAATGGCTTTGATTTAATGGAGCTGGGTTATGTAGGGAAAAATATTCAGGAGATAAAAGAATATTTATTGGAACAGGTAGTAGAAGGAAAAATAGAAAATGAACATACTGTTTTATTGGAAGCAGCAAAAAAGAAAAGCTGTGAAAAATAG